The uncultured Campylobacter sp. genome includes a region encoding these proteins:
- the rho gene encoding transcription termination factor Rho gives MENTNQNSTQTAVSNSNQNGRKTYAKTHVPVEGYQIEELRSMDLENLIAIADELGVENPREFRRQALVFEILRMQTKQGGFILFTGILEVTAEGYGFLRGIDSNLSDSANDAYVSLSQIRKFALRVGDIVTGQVREPKDQEKYYALLKIEAINYKSIQEARERPLFDNLTPLFPTEKLKLEYDPMRLTGRVLDLFTPIGKGQRGLITAPPRSGKTELMKELANGITRNHPEVELLVLLVDERPEEVTDMERSVRGEVFSSTFDQPAFNHVRVAELVIEKAKRAVENGKDVVILLDSITRLARAYNTVTPSSGKVLSGGVDANALHKPKRFFGAARNIENGGSLTIVATALIETGSRMDDVIFEEFKGTGNSEIILDRNISDRRIYPAINITKSGTRKEELLQGSENLQKIWALRSAISTMDDVEALKFLYAKMLKTKDNTELLSIMNG, from the coding sequence ATGGAAAATACAAATCAAAATTCCACCCAGACCGCCGTTTCAAATTCTAATCAAAACGGCAGAAAAACTTACGCTAAAACGCACGTTCCCGTCGAGGGCTACCAGATCGAGGAGCTCCGCTCGATGGATCTTGAAAATCTCATCGCTATAGCAGACGAGCTAGGCGTCGAGAACCCGCGCGAATTCCGCCGCCAAGCGCTCGTTTTTGAAATTTTACGCATGCAGACGAAGCAGGGCGGATTTATACTTTTTACGGGGATTTTAGAGGTTACCGCCGAGGGTTACGGCTTTTTGCGCGGCATAGATTCAAATTTAAGCGACAGCGCTAATGACGCCTACGTGAGCTTAAGTCAGATCCGTAAATTCGCCCTGCGCGTCGGCGACATCGTCACGGGCCAGGTGCGCGAGCCGAAGGATCAGGAGAAGTACTACGCGCTTTTAAAGATCGAGGCGATCAATTACAAATCGATCCAAGAGGCCAGAGAGCGCCCGCTATTTGACAATCTCACGCCGCTTTTCCCGACCGAAAAGCTCAAGCTCGAATATGACCCTATGCGCCTTACCGGTCGCGTACTCGATCTTTTCACGCCGATCGGTAAGGGGCAGCGCGGGCTCATCACTGCTCCTCCGCGTAGTGGTAAAACGGAGCTTATGAAAGAGCTTGCCAACGGCATTACGCGCAACCACCCCGAGGTCGAGCTTTTGGTACTGCTAGTCGACGAGCGCCCGGAGGAGGTCACCGACATGGAGCGTAGCGTACGCGGCGAGGTGTTTAGCTCGACCTTCGATCAGCCAGCATTCAATCACGTCCGCGTCGCCGAGCTCGTCATCGAAAAGGCAAAACGCGCCGTCGAAAACGGCAAGGACGTCGTCATTCTGCTCGATAGCATCACTCGCCTTGCGCGCGCCTACAACACCGTCACGCCTAGCAGCGGCAAAGTCCTAAGCGGCGGCGTGGACGCAAACGCCCTGCATAAGCCGAAGCGCTTCTTTGGTGCGGCACGAAATATCGAAAACGGCGGCTCGCTCACCATCGTCGCTACCGCGCTCATCGAGACCGGCTCGCGTATGGATGACGTGATCTTCGAGGAGTTCAAGGGCACGGGCAACAGCGAGATCATTCTCGATCGTAACATATCGGATCGTAGAATTTACCCGGCGATCAACATCACCAAATCGGGCACGCGCAAAGAGGAGCTTTTGCAAGGCAGCGAAAATCTGCAAAAGATCTGGGCGCTGCGCTCGGCGATCTCGACGATGGACGACGTCGAGGCGCTAAAATTTTTATACGCCAAGATGCTAAAAACCAAAGACAACACCGAGCTGCTATCGATAATGAACGGCTAA
- the accA gene encoding acetyl-CoA carboxylase carboxyl transferase subunit alpha has product MASYLDFEKSIKQIDEDITAAKIRGDEDAVEILNKNLEKEISKVYKNLNEYQRLQLARHPDRPYAIDYIRALLQDARELHGDRAFRDDPSIVCYLGIMGNRKIAVIAEQKGRGTKNKLKRNFGMPHPEGYRKALRVAKLAEKFNLPILFLIDTPGAYPGLGAEERGQSEAIARNLYELSDIKTPTIAVVIGEGGSGGALAIGVADRLAMLQNSIFSVISPEGCAAILWNDPSKSEAATKALKITAEELKELGLIDDVIKEPKTGAHRDKDGAIKALGNYVLTELHKLDDLSIDELISRRQQKILRFGAYKEN; this is encoded by the coding sequence ATGGCTAGCTATCTGGACTTCGAAAAGTCTATAAAGCAGATTGACGAGGACATCACTGCCGCTAAAATTCGCGGTGATGAGGACGCGGTCGAAATTTTAAATAAGAACCTCGAAAAAGAAATTTCCAAAGTTTATAAGAATTTAAACGAATACCAAAGACTTCAGCTTGCGCGTCACCCAGATCGCCCTTACGCGATCGATTATATTCGCGCGCTTTTGCAAGACGCTAGGGAACTTCACGGCGACCGCGCCTTTAGAGACGATCCTTCGATCGTGTGCTATTTGGGCATTATGGGTAATCGCAAAATCGCCGTGATCGCCGAGCAGAAGGGTCGCGGCACCAAAAACAAGCTGAAGCGAAATTTCGGTATGCCGCATCCGGAGGGCTATCGCAAGGCACTGCGCGTAGCAAAACTTGCCGAGAAATTTAACCTTCCGATTCTATTTTTGATCGACACTCCGGGCGCATATCCGGGACTTGGTGCCGAGGAACGCGGTCAAAGTGAAGCAATCGCGCGAAATCTATATGAGCTTAGCGATATTAAAACGCCTACGATCGCCGTAGTTATAGGCGAGGGCGGTAGCGGCGGAGCTTTGGCTATCGGCGTAGCCGATCGGCTGGCGATGCTTCAAAACTCAATTTTTTCAGTTATCTCTCCCGAGGGCTGTGCCGCGATTTTGTGGAACGATCCAAGCAAGAGCGAGGCCGCTACGAAAGCGCTAAAGATCACCGCCGAGGAGCTAAAAGAGCTGGGCTTGATCGACGACGTGATCAAAGAGCCCAAAACGGGCGCCCACAGAGATAAAGACGGCGCGATAAAAGCGCTTGGAAACTACGTCTTAACCGAGCTGCACAAGCTAGACGATCTTAGCATAGACGAGCTCATCAGCAGAAGGCAACAAAAAATTTTAAGGTTCGGTGCTTACAAAGAAAACTAA
- a CDS encoding beta-ketoacyl-ACP synthase II, giving the protein MKRVVVTGIGMVTSLGLDKQSSFENICNGKTGVDKISLFDASEFPVQIAAEVKGFDPSSIIEDGKEIKKMDRFIQLGLKAAGEAMDDAKFSGFDSDEFGVSSASGIGGLPNIEINANTCLQRGPRRISPFFIPSALVNMLGGFVSIYYKLKGPNLSSVTACAASAHAIMDAARVIMIGEAKKMLAVGAEAAVCPVGIGGFAAMKALCARNDDPAHASRPFDAERNGFVMGEGAAALVLEELEDAKARGAKIYGELVGFGASGDAYHITSPSLDGPIRAMKKAYEMAGRPKIDYINAHGTSTAINDKNETAALKELFGEGKVPAVSSTKGQLGHCLGAAGAVEAAISLLAMQNGIIPPTINQISKDPDCDLDYVPNVARKAKLDCVMSNNFGFGGTNASLIFKRVD; this is encoded by the coding sequence TTGAAACGAGTCGTAGTAACGGGCATCGGGATGGTAACCTCTCTCGGGCTTGACAAACAGAGCAGTTTTGAAAATATCTGTAACGGAAAAACCGGGGTTGATAAAATTTCACTCTTTGACGCTAGCGAATTTCCGGTTCAAATTGCAGCTGAAGTAAAAGGTTTCGATCCTTCGAGCATAATCGAGGATGGAAAAGAGATAAAAAAGATGGATAGATTTATCCAACTCGGGCTTAAAGCCGCGGGTGAAGCTATGGATGACGCTAAATTTAGCGGTTTCGATAGCGACGAATTCGGCGTTAGCTCCGCTAGTGGTATAGGCGGTTTGCCGAATATCGAAATAAACGCCAATACCTGCTTGCAGCGCGGTCCTAGGCGAATTTCTCCGTTTTTTATCCCCTCTGCTTTAGTAAATATGCTCGGCGGCTTTGTTTCTATATACTATAAATTAAAAGGTCCGAATTTATCCAGCGTTACGGCTTGTGCGGCTTCAGCGCATGCAATTATGGACGCTGCGAGAGTTATTATGATTGGCGAAGCGAAAAAGATGCTTGCAGTGGGTGCCGAGGCTGCGGTTTGTCCCGTAGGTATCGGCGGATTTGCCGCGATGAAGGCGCTTTGCGCTAGAAATGACGATCCAGCGCACGCTTCACGTCCGTTTGATGCGGAGCGAAACGGCTTTGTTATGGGCGAAGGTGCGGCGGCTTTGGTTTTAGAAGAGCTAGAAGACGCGAAAGCGCGCGGCGCTAAAATTTACGGCGAGCTCGTAGGATTCGGCGCTAGCGGCGATGCCTATCATATCACTTCGCCTAGCCTAGACGGTCCGATCCGCGCTATGAAAAAGGCCTATGAGATGGCGGGGCGCCCGAAGATTGATTATATCAACGCTCACGGAACGTCCACTGCGATAAACGATAAAAACGAAACCGCGGCGTTAAAAGAGCTTTTCGGTGAGGGCAAGGTGCCTGCGGTCAGCTCCACCAAGGGCCAGCTAGGACATTGCCTAGGCGCTGCAGGAGCAGTAGAGGCTGCGATCAGCCTTTTAGCGATGCAAAACGGCATCATACCGCCTACGATAAATCAAATTTCAAAAGATCCAGATTGCGATTTGGACTATGTGCCAAACGTCGCTAGAAAAGCCAAACTCGATTGCGTCATGAGCAATAATTTCGGATTCGGCGGCACGAACGCATCGCTTATTTTCAAAAGAGTAGATTAA
- the acpP gene encoding acyl carrier protein, whose product MAVFEDVRDVVVEQLSVSPDQVKLDSKIIEDLGADSLDVVELVMALEEKFGIEIPDSESEKLVSIKDVVDYIENLPKK is encoded by the coding sequence ATGGCAGTATTTGAAGATGTAAGAGACGTAGTTGTAGAGCAACTCAGCGTTAGCCCGGATCAGGTTAAACTTGACTCTAAAATTATCGAGGATTTGGGCGCGGACTCTCTTGACGTAGTTGAGCTAGTAATGGCTTTAGAGGAGAAATTCGGTATCGAGATCCCTGATAGCGAGTCCGAAAAATTAGTAAGCATTAAAGACGTAGTAGATTATATAGAAAATTTGCCTAAGAAATAA